From Juglans regia cultivar Chandler chromosome 8, Walnut 2.0, whole genome shotgun sequence, the proteins below share one genomic window:
- the LOC118349257 gene encoding cellulose synthase A catalytic subunit 1 [UDP-forming]-like has product MEANAGMVAGSYKRNELVQIRHDSDNGPKPLKHLNGQICQICGDTVGLTASGDVFVACNECAFPVCRPCYEYERKDGNQSCPQCKTRYKRHKGSPRVDGDDDEDDVDDLENEFNYTQGNSKARRHWQGEDAELSSSSRHESQQPIPLLTNGQPVSGDFPCAASDNQSVRSTSGPLGPSEKHAHSLPYIDPKLPVPVRIVDPSKDLNSYGLGNVDWKERVEGWKLKQEKNMTQVTSRYTEGKGDMEGTGSNGEELQMADDARQPLSRVVPISSSHLTPYRVVIILRLIILGFFLQYRVTHPVKDAYPLWLTSVICEIWFALSWLLDQFPKWSPINRETYLDRLVLRYDREGEPSQLAPVDVFVSTVDPLKEPPLVTANTVLSILAVDYPVDKVSCYVSDDGSAMLTFEALSETAEFARKWVPFCKKHNIEPRAPEFYFAQKIDYLKDKIQPSFVKERRAMKREYEEFKVRINALVAKAQKTPEEGWTMQDGTPWPGNNPRDHPGMIQVFLGHSGGLDTDGNELPRLVYVSREKRPGFQHHKKAGAMNALIRVSAVLTNGAYLLNVDCDHYFNNSKALKEAMCFMMDPGFGKKTCYVQFPQRFDGIDLHDRYANRNIVFFDINLKGLDGIQGPVYVGTGCCFNRQALYGYDPVLTEEDLEPNIIVKSCCGSRKKGKGGNKKYIDKKRAMKRTESTIPIFNMDDIEEGVEGYDDERLLLMSQKSLEKRFGQSPVFIAATFMEQGGIPPTTNPATLLKEAIHVISCGYEDKTEWGKEIGWIYGSVTEDILTGFKMHARGWISIYCMPARPAFKGSAPINLSDRLNQVLRWALGSIEILLSRHCPLWYGYNGRLKLLERLAYINTIVYPLTSIPLIAYCMLPAFCLLTGKFIIPEISNFASMLFILLFVSIAATGILELRWSGVSIEDWWRNEQFWVIGGTSAHLFAVFQGLLKVLAGIDTNFTVTSKASDEDGDFAELYVFKWTSLLIPPTTVLIVNLVGIVAGVSYAVNSGYQSWGPLFGRLFFAIWVIAHLYPFLKGLLGRQNRTPTIVIVWSILLASIFSLLWVRIDPFTTDSAKAAARGGQCGINC; this is encoded by the exons CCCAAGCCCTTGAAGCATTTGAATGGCCAAATATGTCAGATCTGTGGTGATACCGTTGGACTTACAGCAAGCGGTGATGTCTTTGTTGCTTGCAATGAGTGTGCATTCCCTGTTTGTCGGCCTTGTTATGAGTATGAGCGGAAAGATGGGAACCAGTCTTGTCCTCAGTGCAAGACTAGATATAAGAGGCACAAAG GGAGTCCTCGAGTGGAtggagatgatgatgaggatgatgtTGATGATCTAGAGAATGAGTTCAATTACACCCAAGGAAATAGCAAAGCAAGACGCCATTGGCAGGGTGAAGATGCTGAACTCTCGTCTTCATCTAGACATGAATCTCAACAACCGATTCCCCTTCTTACAAATGGGCAGCCG GTCTCTGGTGATTTTCCATGTGCTGCATCTGACAACCAATCTGTACGAAGCACATCAGGTCCGTTGGGCCCTTCAGAAAAGCATGCCCACTCCCTTCCTTATATTGATCCAAAGCTTCCAG TTCCAGTGAGAATCGTTGACCCATCAAAGGACTTGAATTCTTATGGCCTTGGAAATGTTGACTGGAAGGAAAGGGTTGAAGGTTGGAAACTGAAACAGGAGAAAAATATGACGCAGGTGACCAGTCGATACACTGAAGGGAAGGGAGATATGGAAGGCACCGGTTCCAATGGAGAAGAACTCCAAAT GGCTGATGATGCTCGGCAACCGTTGAGTCGTGTGGTTCCTATTTCTTCTTCACATCTGACACCTTATCGTGTCGTTATCATACTACGgcttattattttgggatttttctTACAATACCGTGTAACTCACCCAGTCAAAGATGCATACCCATTGTGGCTAACATCAGTTATTTGTGAGATCTGGTTTGCTTTATCTTGGCTTCTGGATCAGTTCCCAAAATGGTCTCCAATCAACCGTGAGACCTACCTTGACAGGCTTGTATTGAG ATACGATAGGGAAGGAGAACCATCACAGCTGGCTCCTGTAGACGTTTTTGTTAGTACTGTGGATCCCCTAAAAGAGCCCCCTCTCGTTACAGCAAACACCGTTTTGTCCATACTTGCTGTGGATTACCCTGTCGACAAGGTCTCGTGCTATGTTTCAGATGATGGGTCAGCAATGTTGACCTTTGAAGCCCTTTCTGAAACTGCGGAGTTTGCTAGGAAGTGGGTGCCCTTTTGCAAGAAGCACAACATTGAGCCTAGGGCCCCCGAGTTTTACTTTGCCCAGAAAATTGATTACTTGAAAGACAAAATACAACCTTCATTTGTGAAAGAGCGGCGGGCAATGAAG AGAGAATATGAAGAATTCAAGGTACGGATCAATGCCCTTGTTGCCAAAGCACAGAAGACGCCGGAAGAAGGTTGGACAATGCAGGATGGCACTCCATGGCCTGGAAATAATCCTAGAGATCATCCAGGAATGATTCAG GTGTTCTTAGGACATAGTGGGGGGCTTGATACAGATGGAAATGAGCTACCTCGACTTGTTTATGTTTCTCGTGAGAAGCGGCCTGGCTTCCAGCATCACAAGAAGGCTGGAGCAATGAACGCATTG ATCCGAGTTTCTGCTGTCCTAACCAATGGTGCATATCTTCTGAACGTTGACTGTGATCACTACTTTAATAACAGTAAAGCTCTCAAAGAAGCCATGTGTTTCATGATGGACCctggttttggaaaaaaaaccTGTTATGTACAGTTCCCACAGCGTTTTGATGGCATTGACTTGCATGATCGATATGCTAACCGCAATATTGTCTTCTTTGAT aTCAACTTAAAAGGGCTGGACGGGATTCAGGGTCCTGTCTATGTGGGAACTGGTTGCTGTTTCAACAGGCAAGCTCTATATGGGTATGATCCAGTGTTAACTGAGGAAGATTTGGAACCAAATATTATTGTCAAGAGTTGTTGTGGTTCAAGAAAGAAGGGAAAGGGTGGCAATAAGAAGTACATTGACAAGAAGAGGGCAATGAAAAGAACCGAATCCACCATTCCCATTTTTAATATGGACGACATTGAGGAGGGTGTTGAAG GATATGATGATGAGAGATTGCTTCTTATGTCTCAAAAGAGCTTAGAGAAGCGTTTTGGTCAGTCTCCTGTTTTTATTGCAGCCACCTTCATGGAACAAGGTGGCATTCCACCAACAACCAACCCTGCAACACTTTTGAAGGAAGCAATCCATGTTATCAGCTGTGGATATGAAGACAAAACTGAATGGGGAAAAGAG ATTGGTTGGATTTATGGTTCTGTCACAGAAGATATTTTAACTgggttcaagatgcatgctcgtGGTTGGATCTCAATCTATTGTATGCCCGCTCGCCCAGCATTTAAGGGGTCTGCTCCGATCAATCTTTCTGATCGATTGAACCAGGTTCTTCGATGGGCCTTGGGATCAATTGAGATTTTGCTGAGTAGGCATTGCCCCTTGTGGTATGGCTACAATGGGAGACTGAAGCTTTTGGAGAGACTGGCTTACATAAATACTATTGTGTACCCACTGACATCAATCCCACTGATTGCCTACTGCATGCTTCCTGCCTTTTGCCTTCTCACTGGAAAATTTATCATTCCTGAG ATAAGTAATTTTGCCAGCATGTTGTTTATTCTCCTCTTTGTCTCCATTGCTGCTACTGGAATCCTTGAGCTTAGGTGGAGTGGGGTCAGTATTGAGGACTGGTGGAGGAATGAGCAATTCTGGGTCATCGGTGGTACATCTGCCCATCTCTTTGCAGTCTTTCAAGGGCTCTTGAAAGTGCTTGCTGGGATTGATACCAACTTTACCGTCACTTCAAAGGCATCTGATGAAGATGGAGACTTTGCAGAGCTTTACGTGTTCAAATGGACATCACTTCTCATCCCTCCGACCACAGTTCTTATTGTGAACTTAGTAGGTATTGTGGCTGGTGTTTCATATGCCGTAAACAGTGGATACCAGTCTTGGGGTCCTCTCTTCGGCAGGCTGTTCTTTGCTATATGGGTCATTGCCCATCTGTATCCGTTCCTGAAGGGTTTGTTAGGTCGGCAAAATCGTACCCCGACTATTGTCATTGTATGGTCCATTCTTCTTGCTTCAATTTTCTCCTTATTATGGGTACGGATTGATCCCTTCACCACGGATTCTGCTAAAGCTGCAGCGAGAGGAGGCCAATGTGGCATTAACTGTTAG